ccgcatgccgtggagtggctgggcccgtgagccacggccactgagactgcacgtcccaagcctgttgctccgcagtgggagaggccacaacagtgagaggcccacgtaacgcaaaaaaaaagaaaaaaaaaaaaccaatgctgAGGCCACATTCCAGGCCAATTAAAACAATCTCTGGAGGGTGGAACCCAGgctttgttttatcttttcatttctttctttttttttttttaaactccctaGTGAACCTAATATGCTTTAGATGGTATGGCAATTATTACCCATCCATTTGTTCATCAAGTATTAATTCGTTTCAACTCCAAGGACCTACAATAAGAAATTGAGAACTGTGACTACCCagatgttatggactgaatgtttgtgtcccccaaaattatgttgaaatcccaacctccaatgtgatggcgtaaggaggtggggcctttggaagattaggtcatgagggtggagccctcatgaacaAGATTactgcccttataaaagagattccagggcttccctggtggcgcagtggttgagagtccgcctgccgatgcaggggacacgggttcgtgccccagtccgggaagatcccacgtgccgcggagtggctgggcccgtgagccatggccgctgagcttgcgcgtccagagcctgtgctccgcaatgggagaggccacaacagtgagaggcccgcataccgcaaaaaaaaaaaaaaaaaaaaaatagagattccagagagctctcttgccccttctgccatatTAGGACACAGAAGACAACCCTCATCAGACATCAGATCTGCCCCTACCTTGATCCtcaacttcccagcctccagaactgtgagaaataaatgtttgttacttaagccacccagtctatagtattcTGTTATACCAGCCCCAACAAACTAAGATATCAGATATGGTTGGGTAATGGTCATTTCTTACTTACCTCTCTCTGTAGGAGTACTTCCCAGCATCCCAGCCTCCTGCCATGTCTGACCCCATCACACTGAATGTCGGGGGGAAGCTCTATACAACCTCACTGGCAACCTTGACCAGCTTCCCTGACTCCATGCTGGGCGCCATGTTCAGCGGGAAGATGCCCACCAAGAGGGACAGCCAGGGCCACTGCTTCATTGACCGTGACGGCAAAGTGTTCCGCTACATCCTCAACTTCCTGCGAACCTCCCACCTGGACTTGCCCGAGGACTTCCAGGAGATGGGCCTTCTCCGCAGGGAGGCTGACTTCTACCAGGTGCAGCCCCTGATTGAGGCCCTGCAGGAGAAGGAGGTGGAGCTGTCCAAGGCCGAGAAGAATGCCATGCTCAACATCACGCTGAACCAGCGTGTGCAGACAGTCCACTTCACTGTGCGTGAGGCACCCCAGATCTACAGCCTGTCCTCTTCCAGCATGGAGGTCTTCAATGCCAACATCTTCAGCACCTCTTGCCTCTTCCTCAAGCTCCTGGGCTCCAAGCTCTTCTACTGCTCCAACGGCAACCTATCCTCCATCACCAGCCATTTGCAAGACCCCAACCACCTGACTCTGGACTGGGTGGCCAATGTGGAGGGCCTGCCTGAGGAGGAGTACACCAAGCAGAACCTCAAGAGGCTCTGGGTGGTGCCAGCCAACAAGCAGATCAACAGCTTCCAGgtcttcatggaggaggtgcTGAAAATCGCGCTGAGTGACGGCTTCTGCATCGATTCTTCTCACCCACACGCTGTGGATTTTATGAACAATAAGATTATTCGATTAATACGGTACAGGTAAAAGGACCCCAGCAACATTGGAGGGGGGCTTCCCAAAGCCAAGATCTTGGAGAGTGTCTCGCCAGTGGTGTGAGACAGGCCACTGTACTAACCTGTATTAATCGTGTAGCAGGACTTGATTTCCCCCGTGATGCAGTCCACCTGTAGGAATCCATGTGTCCTCTTGACAGAGCCACCTTTTTCCTTGCTACTTTGAGCTGGGGATGGGCAGTTTGCTCTAAGTGAAGAGTCTGCCAACATGTCCTAAAGGAGGCCACAGGAGGACTTTTTGGCTAGACAAAGGAACAGCAGTTTTTTCTTGGGTCCAGCTCTCTCTGTACCATTAGGCAGTGCCTCACTTAGCCATCTGTAAACAGAGCCTCTGGTGGAGGGGATGGGGTGAGAACAAGAGGCTCCCTCTAGTTTCCCAGAACATGAAGTACCCAGAGATTCCCATCCTGCCTGCCCCTCCGTCCCTGGGATGTGGCCAGGACCTTGGACTTGCTTGGCTGGCTTGGAAATGAAGTGGGTAGTGAGGGTGGGATTTGAGCCTGGCATGGCCTGAAGGAATTAGCCTCCAGGCAGGGTTCAGAAGATGGGGATATCCCTCTTGACTGGGCCAAATCTAGGCCTTTGGGGATTTCCGGCTTCAGAAATAAGCTGCTGTCCCTGCGAAGATTTGAAAGTATCTGGAGCCAGTGCAATGAAAGGCGCTTCATAATGTGGCCTGATACCTGACTTTTGTAATCCTTTACCCAAGAAGTTGAAGTGTCATTGAAACAgatcatttaaaacaaatatattatgaACTCTCAGGGTTGGAAAATGATTCAACAGTCGCTCAGTCCTCCCGCACCCCCAGCACACCCCAGGACATTTGCGGCTGAGGGCTTCTCCCCGGTACCTTCAGGAGATCAACTATCCCTGCTTGCATACCCTCAGTGACAGGAAGCTCGTCATCCCCAAGGCCAGCCCCTGCCATAGTTGGCTGTTAGAAAGTCCTTCCTTATATTGAGCTGAAACCTGCCCTTCCACAACCATTTTCTGGTCCTGGTAGACCTTCCTTCTCACCCAAATGtgtattttctctttcaaaatagtCACTTTGAGAGGCCAGATacctattttgaaaatattattactcGCTATTAGGATTCCCCTTGGGATTTGTCTTCAGAACCAAGGTTAGCCCCTTTCATTCCCTGTAAGTCATCCCCATTGTGTCGTGGCTTCGCTTCATTTGTGACCCTCCCTCCTCACCAGACATGACTGTGCATAGCTTTTGATCATCTTCTGTTAAGTTTGAAGATTGCTGCCCCAGAGGAAGGAGACCAGGGTCTTGGCAATGTGTAACAAGGAGCCTGGGAGTGACCTGAACCATAACATTGCCCTTGGAGTAAGCGCCCAGCCCTTAAAACACTGCTCTGAAGGATGTGGGCTTCCCCTGCTGCAGTAGTTTCTGGGCATAACCAGCCCATGGACCTCCTTAGGGTGAGACCCTGAGCCACCACTTCCCAGGGGGTGATGAGCAGTGCATGTCTCAAAGCTGCACATTATGATTCACCCCTGGCGTAAGGGTGGCCTTGGGAGTCCCAGAATCTTCCCCACTGGGCAGGGGGCCCTCAGATAAAGCCAGAGAAGTCTGGTGCCACAGGTTCCCCTAGGGGATTGTCCGAGGAAGGGGCTTCCCATAGTTACACCTTGTGAATAGGGAGTTTGTACGCTGGGCTGTGGGCAAGGCCACATCCCTTAGGTAATAAAGGTCTTTTCCCCCCTACAGTGGGACCCAGGAGTCTCTGATAACTGTCCCATGCCACCAGGCCAATGGTATTCAGGAAATCGACTCAGGAGAACCCAATTTAGACCAGCCAGCAGAAGCTGTGACCATAGCAGAACAGTTCAAGGAAGAAATCTTACAAATCACcactgtctctttttcttttccataaaaattctttctccatcttttcaGTGCTTCTTAATTCAAGCAGCTTGACTTTAGAGAAAGCACAGGTCCTGTGAAGCCACtaatttgctgtgtgactttaggcaagtcacttacctcACTGAGccatctctgtttcttcatctgtgaaatgtgcATAACAGTAACACATAAccctacctacctcacagggctgttgtgaggatcaaatgaaataatttatgtgaGAATACAGTATAATTGATAAATGGTTGTTATTATTTTGTGTCTACATATAAGGGAAAAAACCCTGGCTTTGGAATCAAGCTGACCTGGGTCTGGATTCTGGCTCCATCACTTGCTGTGTAACCTTGAACAAGTCCCTGGGCCTCCCTGATTTGTTTCCTCTTCAGATAACAATCCCACCTCCTAGTGTTCTGTGACTTGGTTATGTATGTGAAAATTCCTAGCTAGGCCTGGCCcataggagctcaataaatgtttgctctttTAGGAGTAATGATGGACTGTCATGCAGGAGACACCATGAGCATATAACAATTTAACAAGCCTTCTGGGGCACCTGGTGTATGGTCCCCGAGGATGGGAACAGCCACAGATAAGTTTAGTCTGGAAAAGCGTAGAGGGCCACACAGTGTACTGTGGGAACTTGGGGAAAGCAAGCTTAGTTCTCAGAAAAGGCATAATGGATGGTCGAGCTGGGCCTTTAAGGGTAGGTTGGATGGTAACAAAATGAGCTAAGGAGGGCACCGTGGGCACTGGAAACGCCATGAGCCGAGGCCCGGGAGCCATGCAGGTGAGGCTCCAAGCAGGGCCTCTGCACAAAGGGAGCCATATGCAGTACATGCAGAGTGCTCACTGTGCCCGTCTCCCTCAGGTGAGTGCAGCCACCTGCTTAGTGCAACAGAGAGATACTGAGCCTGCAGGCGGCACCATCCCAGAGGACCAGTGAGTCAGGGTCAGCTGGGAGGCGGCATGTGATTCTTGTCATGAGCCCCTGGCTGCCTGGAGCGAGACACTGGTGCTCAGTGATAACAGGACTCAGTTTATTTAGCCTTTTGCACAGCTGAGAGCTTTGTCCCAACTAAAGGGCAATTCTGGGCACACGACCTTGTCAGCTCTCTGTTCCTCCCCGAGGCATGCAGAAGGATGGTCAGGGAGGGTGCTCTTGAGGGAACCCTAAGGCACTTTAGCGTGACCACTTGGTGAGACCTGCCACAAACAGGGCCCCTGCATGCTGGAAGGCCAGCAGTAGCTGTCACCTCAGGCACCTCCTAAAGCTCTTTGCCCTTTTATGAAGGGCAAGCCTTCTGATGCTAGGTTCTGTCTTTGGGCCAGAGCTCCCTGTGCAGAGGTGGCCATGGCACCCCCCTTGCCAACACCTCAGTGCCCTACACAGCCCCCCAGGCTAGGATGTGGTCACTCTGCTTTGTAAACTTCTATGTGACCTAAAACATGGCGCTTTTGTAACTGCACCTTTGTTCACCCCAAACTTCCAGCTTGCTTTCACAAATTACTCCTAAAACAGGCTACTGTAAGTGGAGGCATAGCCAAGATCAGCCTAGGCCAATTTCTCATGTGTCCAGAGCACCAGCCCATCCCTTTCTTGAACTGTGGTCTGTTCACACTGACCACCTGAGTCTGCCTGTATCCCAGGGGGCTCAGGGCTGGTTGCGCAGTTGGCAGGGAAATGAGACCCCGTGATCATCTTGCAGAGCAAAACAACCTTGATAACTGGCCCATCAAAGGGAGGGGCCCAGGCTTCTTTCCAGGCCCTGTGGGGTCCTGGCTCTGGCAGCTCTGTCTATCCAGACAGCCCTGTGACCTCAGTCTCCTTCAGAACCTTCAGGACAGTGTGGCACCAAACAGAGAGCTGTGGAGACAGTCTGGTGACATGCTCACCCCAGTCTGGTGCACAGGGACCCAAGGGGGGCCCTGAAGAGAAAAGTTGGCCTATGGAAACCAGAGGATCACTGAGCAACCCATGGTACCCAGAACCCCACCCGACACAAAGGACAACCTAATAAGCTCTGTGGTGCCACTGCTTAGCTCTGACTTCTGGGCAGGGAGAACATGCCCAATCAGGTGTGTCTGACCTCACTGCCCCCTCTCCTGGACCTATTTTCCACCAACTTCCCTGGCCCTCCCACCCCAATATATGTATTTAGGAGTATTTCAAAGCCTTTATCAACATTTCCCAGTTAACTGACAGCCCAAGTGTTCTATCCCATTCTTATGTCAGTCCCTCCCAAAAGCCTACGTTCCCTTTTACTGAGGTGCTGGGTAAAGGCTCAGTTGAGTCACAAATCCTCTAGAGATCCTGCTGCATTGTGACATGGGTTCTCCCTTCCCAACCCTAATTAGTTCACTTTATAAATCCAGTACTGAATTTGCTTCAAAAACaccctttgggggcttccctggtggcgcagtggttgagagtccacctgccgatgcagggggcgcgggttcgtgctccagtccagggaagatcccacatgccgcggagcggctgggcccgtgagccatggccgctgagcctgcgcgtacggagcctgtgctccacaacaggagaggccacaacagtaaggcccatgtaccacaaaaaaaaaaaaaaagaaaaaacaccctTTTGTTTGGCATCTCATAGGTTGCCAAGCTCCTTCCTGTCCATAGTTTCATTTCACAGACCCAAAGAATGACCATGCCATGCCATTCCACACCTCGCCTGCCCTTTACTACTTTGTCTACATAGCAAACATCTGCTTATCCTTCAACACTCTGCATAAGCCTTGCCTCCTTGGCTCACCAAGTAGAGTTACTCCCAGCCCGCTTTGTACCACCCTATATCTGGTGTGGACTTTTATCAGCATACTGCAGCTGTTCACAGGCAGTGTtgtgctggtaaatatttaacaacaacTAGCTCTCATGGAAATGCACTGATCTGTAGCATcagccaatttccatggtgtaaatactctcacAGTAGTCAATTTCAAGTCACCAATATGAAGTCACTGATCATCGGGGAAGAGAGGCACACAATGGGCTCTGGAGAGCCAGAGGGAGCGTGCTCGAGCACACCTCCGTGTCTCCCACTGAACTGCATGCTTCTGAGGGCCAGGGCTCTGGCTGGCTCTTTGTATCACCAGTGCTCAgcacatagaaagtgctcaatatATGTTTGAGGGACTCTGCCACCTGTGGAATAAGACATTTTTACCTCCTTGATGTCCTCTCTTGTTCAAACTCCATCTTGCTCAAAAGTCTTGCTCAAACTTTTTCCTATAACACAAGAAAAAGTCCAAAGTTCCTGGCTCTTCATATACAGGCTTCAACCTACTTAAGAGCACAGATTCTGGAGTTAGACTGCCTGGaatcaaatcctggctttgccacttaatGGCTATGTGACCTCTggccagttacttaacctctctctttccttgtctgtaaagttctGGTAATAGTACCTACAACCCATAGGGCTGTTGTAAGGGTTTGATGAGGAATACACCTTCAGCTTTTTGAATAGGGCCAGGAGTATAGTAAGTGCCCTACTTACTACATTAATTACTACCATTACTCTAATTAttactatcatcatcattattgtcTGTCCTCATCTTTCACTGCTGTCTTACTTGCTCATGCCCTCAGTGTCCCCTGCATAATCCACATGGATTTTTAACTCCTGACCTTTGCCCAAGGCACTCCTACTGCTTAAAGcatcccacctctcctctccAGTGACCCAAACCCTGTCCATCCACAGTGGATACCCTTCTCACCCTCCACCACCCTCTCACTGAGCCCTTCCTCCTCTGGTCTTTCAGTGCCCTTCTGGTTGGCATCTCCAGGGGTCTGAGAATCAGATCTCAAATCACATGGTCTGTTTATTCACGTACTCTTTTGAACGCCTAACATATACCAACCCCAGGGCTGGGCTCTGAGAAAGCAAAGGTGAACCCTGCACATTCCTCCCTCAGGGTGTGcagtggaggagagagacagGTAAACAAATTCCAATAGGATGGGCAGTGCTAAGGTGGAAGTCTGTTACACGTGGAGTGGACCACAGAGATAGGATAGCCTCAATGTTGACACCACTTTACAGTTTAACAAAGCACTTTGCTTTCTTTTACTCATTTACTCCTCCCAACAAGGCTCTGAGAGAAGCAACACAGGAGgggcttttttttaatagatgaggGTGGAACGACTTGCATGTGAACACACTGTGTGTAAGTACAGTGCCTGAACATAGTAGGCCCTTGGCTAATTATGAAATTGAATTATATGTCATTTAATTCAAATTAAGTGGCCAAGTCAAGGTGAGAACCCTGTCTTGAATCCTCCTTCAGGATTATTTCCCCAGTTGTGAGGCCAAGGACAGAACCAGGTCTCCAAGTGCCAGGACTCTGATCCAGGCTTTTCCACAATGTTCCAGGTGACCTCGGGTAAATCACTTCACTGAGCTGGGCCAGAGAGCATCCCTGGTCGAAGGCAAAAAGGCAGAGTTCAGCTCTACCAGCTAGAAGTCTCTTCTAGCCAGAGTTGGCTGGAAGAATGATCATCCTAACTCTGGAGCTATGTGAGCAGAGACCAAAAAAATCCCTTGATGGGGCTGTCATGGGCTTCTAGCACTGGACTGGCCCCACTTGTCTTCTCCCAGCCTTTTGTGCTGTGAACACGATACTTGGTGACGGAGCAGTCCTGGGATTTTTGTATTTTCCAGCGTGAAATGCTGGACGTTATTAAGTGCTTCTGGAGCTAAAACAACCAGGCAAAGTGGAGTCACTCAGATGTCATGTCGTACTACTAATATTCCCTTGAGTGAAGTCCGAAAGCTTTTGTgaggattattattattccacTGAAACATGGTGCCCCCCACCTCCTTAGAAGGGGAGGCAAATTAGACAAATCTCAGCATCCCCACATCATCATTCCTGAGCAAAGAAAGGGGCCTCCTTACTTGGCGGCTAAGAAAAAGGGCTGTCAGAACGTGACATTCATTGGCTATTTTTGGCATAGAATCTGAGAATGTTGTcctagaaggaaatttataactGACCATCAAAGGCGAAGAGGAAAGAGAACTGGCTTTCAGTCAAGCAGACCagtccaaatcctggctctgccatgtgaccttggcaagtaccaccatctctctctgtctcaatgACTTCATCTAGGAAGTGGGGATAAAAATACCTGCATTCCCTACCTCGTAGAGTGATTATAAGGATGAAGTGAGAAGTACATGGAGAGTGCCTGGCACCTCCCCTTACTTCATGCTCTCCACACTGGATGGGGAGATCTCTCCTAAAGCAGGGACCACCTCTCACACTTCTATATCCCTGGCCTTCAGCACACTGCTTCCAAGGGGAGCTCCTCAGttcacatttgttgaataaatgactgaaCTCCACCTCTTTACCCTCACCCATGAGGAAACAGGTCCAGAGTGGTGGAGGGACTTGTCCCAGTTACACAGCCAGGAGGACCCCAGGACCCTTGACTCTCAGCCCTCTCTCTCCCACACACTACGCCTTGTGCATGCCACATTTGGCAAAGCCCTCTTTGCACATTGgagcctttcttcttcttctccttttttttttttttttctttttggagccTTTCTTCTTTCAACCTCTTGGTTGGCGAGCAGCAGACTTGGAACAAGAACCCAGGTCTGTCAGGCTCCAAAGCCAAGAGCTCATTTTATGAGGCGCACCAAAAACCCAAGTGGGGCCTAAGAAgctttttaaatctgtttcccaGCCATGAGTTTAGCTAGGT
This region of Mesoplodon densirostris isolate mMesDen1 chromosome 7, mMesDen1 primary haplotype, whole genome shotgun sequence genomic DNA includes:
- the KCTD21 gene encoding BTB/POZ domain-containing protein KCTD21 isoform X2, yielding MVWEYFPASQPPAMSDPITLNVGGKLYTTSLATLTSFPDSMLGAMFSGKMPTKRDSQGHCFIDRDGKVFRYILNFLRTSHLDLPEDFQEMGLLRREADFYQVQPLIEALQEKEVELSKAEKNAMLNITLNQRVQTVHFTVREAPQIYSLSSSSMEVFNANIFSTSCLFLKLLGSKLFYCSNGNLSSITSHLQDPNHLTLDWVANVEGLPEEEYTKQNLKRLWVVPANKQINSFQVFMEEVLKIALSDGFCIDSSHPHAVDFMNNKIIRLIRYR
- the KCTD21 gene encoding BTB/POZ domain-containing protein KCTD21 isoform X1, with product MSDPITLNVGGKLYTTSLATLTSFPDSMLGAMFSGKMPTKRDSQGHCFIDRDGKVFRYILNFLRTSHLDLPEDFQEMGLLRREADFYQVQPLIEALQEKEVELSKAEKNAMLNITLNQRVQTVHFTVREAPQIYSLSSSSMEVFNANIFSTSCLFLKLLGSKLFYCSNGNLSSITSHLQDPNHLTLDWVANVEGLPEEEYTKQNLKRLWVVPANKQINSFQVFMEEVLKIALSDGFCIDSSHPHAVDFMNNKIIRLIRYR